From one Streptomyces sp. CA-210063 genomic stretch:
- a CDS encoding nucleotide disphospho-sugar-binding domain-containing protein, whose translation MRCLFVIEGGAGAVLPLVPLAQALRSAGHEVIAATHAESMPSMLGAGIPAVAAPRKSPKDYRVVRDGQLVPLTGDKDERAVVLGTIGASIAVDSRRELLDTARQWRPDLIVGGPLAYAAPLLSVDLEIPYVAVEFGFAEPLNWHLATVEELARQGFGELPEPACRLILCPESIRPADGPIRYLPGQPLRYLPYSPARAVEPWMYTKRRRPRVWVSAGSRVGDDYGLDHLRGLVDSAAKLDVELLVATPDGVSERLGPLPDNARVGWLPFDILAPTCDLAVHHGGGSTVLGLAAHGVPQVVIPSLPEFGDYLLPMERAGAVKVLSAEESGPADLLLTCKDMLSETSYRNSADRLRAEMLTAPTPSAVVNGLEAIATRTDTPLGGD comes from the coding sequence ATGAGGTGCCTCTTCGTCATCGAAGGCGGTGCCGGTGCCGTCCTGCCGCTGGTTCCGCTGGCGCAGGCCCTGCGGAGCGCCGGACACGAAGTGATCGCCGCCACGCACGCGGAATCCATGCCGAGCATGCTCGGCGCCGGTATTCCCGCCGTCGCGGCGCCCCGTAAGTCGCCCAAGGACTACCGCGTCGTACGGGACGGACAACTCGTACCGCTGACCGGTGACAAGGACGAGCGGGCGGTCGTCCTGGGGACGATCGGGGCGAGCATCGCGGTCGACAGCCGACGCGAACTCCTGGACACGGCGCGCCAGTGGCGTCCGGACCTCATCGTCGGCGGCCCGCTGGCCTATGCCGCGCCCCTGCTGTCGGTGGACCTGGAAATCCCGTACGTAGCCGTCGAGTTCGGCTTTGCCGAACCGCTCAACTGGCACCTGGCCACCGTCGAGGAGCTGGCCCGGCAGGGCTTCGGTGAGCTGCCCGAGCCGGCCTGTCGCCTCATCCTGTGCCCGGAGAGCATCCGCCCTGCCGACGGGCCGATACGCTACCTGCCCGGTCAGCCCCTGCGGTACCTGCCTTACTCCCCGGCCAGGGCGGTGGAGCCCTGGATGTACACCAAGCGCCGTCGGCCCCGCGTGTGGGTCTCCGCGGGCAGCAGGGTGGGCGACGACTACGGGCTCGACCATCTCAGGGGGCTGGTCGACTCGGCCGCGAAACTGGATGTCGAACTCCTCGTGGCCACCCCGGACGGTGTCTCGGAACGGCTGGGCCCGTTGCCCGACAACGCGAGGGTGGGCTGGCTGCCCTTCGACATCCTCGCGCCCACCTGCGACTTGGCGGTTCACCACGGCGGCGGCAGCACGGTGCTCGGTCTGGCGGCCCATGGGGTTCCGCAGGTCGTCATCCCGAGTCTGCCCGAATTCGGGGACTACCTCCTCCCGATGGAGCGCGCCGGTGCCGTCAAGGTGCTCTCCGCCGAGGAGAGCGGGCCGGCCGACCTGCTCCTGACCTGCAAGGACATGCTGTCCGAGACGTCGTACCGGAACTCGGCCGACCGGCTGAGAGCCGAAATGCTCACGGCCCCCACCCCGTCGGCCGTGGTGAACGGGCTGGAAGCCATCGCCACCCGGACCGACACCCCTCTCGGGGGCGACTGA
- the rfbA gene encoding glucose-1-phosphate thymidylyltransferase RfbA, with the protein MKGIILAGGSGTRLHPITLGVSKQLLPVYDKPMVYYPLSVLMLAGIRDILIISSPVDLPHFRRLLGDGGDLGLRITYEVQPEPRGLAEAFVIGADHVGDDPVALVLGDNVFHGPGFSRILRSRLPHTDGCVLFGYPVRSPEHYGVGEADENGRLISLEEKPPRPRSNRAITGLYLYDNDVVSIARGLAPSPRGELEITDVNIEYLRRGKAHLVDLGRGFAWLDTGTHDSLLEASHYIQTIEHRQGVRVACVEEVALRMGFIDADQCHRLGSALAKSGYGQYVMDVAESVRSAGRGAEAGGTLAGAGSRGIAPGTS; encoded by the coding sequence GTGAAGGGAATCATCCTGGCCGGCGGCAGCGGGACGCGGCTGCACCCCATCACTCTCGGGGTGTCCAAGCAGCTGCTGCCGGTCTACGACAAGCCCATGGTCTACTACCCGCTCTCGGTGCTCATGCTGGCCGGGATCCGGGACATCCTCATCATCTCCTCGCCGGTAGACCTGCCCCACTTCCGCAGGCTGCTCGGCGACGGAGGTGACCTGGGACTGCGTATCACCTACGAGGTGCAGCCCGAGCCGCGCGGTCTCGCCGAGGCCTTTGTCATCGGCGCCGACCACGTCGGCGACGATCCGGTCGCACTGGTCCTCGGCGACAACGTGTTCCACGGGCCCGGGTTCTCGCGGATCCTGCGCAGTCGACTGCCGCACACCGACGGCTGTGTGCTCTTCGGATACCCGGTGCGCAGCCCCGAGCACTACGGCGTCGGCGAGGCGGACGAGAACGGCAGGCTGATCTCCCTGGAGGAGAAGCCGCCGCGGCCACGCTCCAACCGGGCCATCACGGGCCTGTACCTCTACGACAACGACGTGGTCTCCATCGCCCGCGGGCTCGCCCCGTCGCCGCGTGGCGAGCTGGAGATCACCGACGTGAACATCGAGTATCTACGGCGCGGCAAGGCGCACCTGGTGGATCTGGGCCGCGGGTTCGCCTGGCTGGACACGGGAACGCACGACTCGCTGCTCGAGGCCTCGCACTACATCCAGACCATCGAGCACCGCCAGGGCGTACGCGTCGCCTGCGTCGAGGAAGTGGCCCTGCGGATGGGGTTCATCGACGCGGACCAGTGTCACCGCCTCGGCTCCGCGCTCGCCAAGTCGGGCTACGGCCAGTACGTCATGGACGTGGCCGAGTCGGTGCGC
- a CDS encoding alcohol dehydrogenase catalytic domain-containing protein, producing MRAAAVMSFGPPEMLRMCELEAPTAGPGEVRVRVKVAGVQPFDAAIRRGWTPPFLAAKLPVVPGNEFAGIVDQLGDRVTGVETGTEVIGFKKIVVVVDPSA from the coding sequence ATGAGAGCAGCGGCAGTTATGTCGTTCGGCCCGCCGGAGATGTTGCGGATGTGCGAGTTGGAGGCGCCGACCGCGGGCCCCGGCGAGGTGCGGGTCCGGGTCAAGGTCGCCGGCGTCCAACCCTTCGACGCGGCCATCCGCAGGGGCTGGACACCGCCGTTCCTCGCGGCGAAGCTGCCTGTGGTGCCGGGGAACGAGTTCGCCGGGATCGTCGACCAGCTCGGTGACAGGGTGACCGGTGTCGAGACCGGCACGGAGGTCATCGGCTTCAAAAAGATAGTCGTCGTCGTAGACCCCTCGGCATGA